One part of the Luteibacter yeojuensis genome encodes these proteins:
- a CDS encoding YciI family protein produces the protein MQFLIVRKADHDSEAGVMPSRELLEAMGEYIDTLAAEGRLLAGEGLKPSSAGVRVTFGPGRKAITVDGPFAETKELVAGFSIIEAASMEDAVAWVKGWPAEDAHGQAEIDIRPIGCPGGLSGFGNPSEEESPKPRYMVMLKANERSETDWNPGPEQLGRMSEANRAGHEAGFLIAGHGLSSSRHAKRVTFGKGKPTVLDGPFAEIKEMVAGFWVLRVDGIDDVIAWAETFPFPDGDDARLEIRELWRMEDLIPA, from the coding sequence ATGCAATTCCTCATCGTCCGCAAGGCGGACCATGACAGCGAGGCCGGCGTGATGCCCAGCCGCGAACTGCTCGAGGCGATGGGCGAGTACATCGACACGCTGGCGGCCGAGGGCCGCCTGCTTGCCGGCGAAGGCCTGAAGCCCAGCAGCGCGGGCGTTCGGGTCACCTTCGGTCCCGGCCGCAAGGCGATCACCGTCGATGGCCCCTTCGCGGAAACGAAGGAACTCGTCGCCGGGTTCAGCATCATCGAAGCGGCATCGATGGAAGACGCCGTGGCATGGGTGAAGGGCTGGCCGGCGGAAGACGCGCACGGCCAGGCCGAGATCGACATCCGCCCCATCGGTTGCCCCGGAGGGCTTTCCGGCTTCGGCAATCCCAGCGAGGAGGAATCGCCCAAGCCGCGCTACATGGTGATGCTCAAGGCGAACGAGCGCAGCGAGACGGACTGGAATCCCGGCCCGGAACAGCTCGGCCGCATGAGCGAGGCCAACCGCGCGGGACACGAAGCCGGCTTCCTCATTGCCGGTCACGGCCTGTCGTCCAGCCGGCATGCGAAGCGGGTGACGTTCGGCAAGGGCAAGCCCACGGTGCTGGACGGCCCCTTCGCCGAAATCAAGGAAATGGTCGCGGGCTTCTGGGTGCTTCGCGTGGACGGCATCGACGACGTCATCGCCTGGGCGGAAACCTTTCCGTTCCCGGACGGCGACGATGCCCGCCTCGAAATCCGCGAACTGTGGCGAATGGAAGACCTGATCCCGGCCTGA
- a CDS encoding alpha-2-macroglobulin, with translation MDLLRFIALLPVRVVRGFFRLLAWALRPVFGNLAWSAPAWMPATGRAARHHPVKFAGTVAAVLVVVAAGWFGWHWWQNRPRPVEPERITFQAPAPDISDYAHTPLTIHPLTVTFSASAARLESLGNVVTEGIAMDPKLPGQWTWENDRTLRFVPANDWPVGRKVDVRFDKAKVFAPQALLAEDHFSFETEPFTVRVVNGEFYQDPQDPTRKKTIVQLGFNYPVDAAQLEKRLALDLRSGNEKRGSELKYTVTYDEHRLNAFVHSQPLELPRDDGSVRLHLDDGVRSSRGGDGTEKDLETSVRVPGLYSLTLDEVSATLVDNERFEPEQVVVMRFGGPVSDSDLAKKLQVWALPADDDKHGSVDTIGEADLRTFAKLKPEIVPTENDWSETQSFRYHARPGQRIYVRVDKGMTSFGGYVMPRPRADLLTVPDYPKLLRFMADGSLLSLSGDHRVSVVSRNMPGMRVEVGRVLPDQLQHLVSMNAGTFAKPELYSLTPDNIVDRFVSTTPFPDEGPGKAHYEGFDLGRYLASGKRGVFLLKLSGYDAKAAAEARDRREKAAREAAAREAGGDPDAAAAAAAADRYDTDGMMYDAPRDQRLIVITDLGVIAKKVLDGSYDIFVQSIRTGSPVAGASVSVVAKNGSTLFTQATGADGSAHFANLKDFAQEKTPAMFVVRQGEDLSFLPVGSYDRSLDFSRFDIGGEPNAHSQGQLSAYLFSDRGIYRPGDLFHIGMIVRANSWTRSVAGMPLIAEVVDPRGTAVRQETVSMDTAGFAELGYTTAETSPTGNWTVNLYIAKDGKPYSQIGSTTVQVKEFQPDRMKVSAKLSRTVVEGWVKPAQLKALVDVQNLFGTPAANRRVEGSLTLRPAFASFPSYKDYRFYDVRRAKEGFEEKLADAKTDDKGHAEFALDLSRYADATYQLYFLAKAYEAEGGRSVAAATQGMVSSNDWLVGYKAVDNLDYVSRDAKRTVNLVAIDPTAKRIELKGLKQAIVETRYVSVLTKQDSGVFKYESRARESTLAETPLTIPAAGLDVALPTDKPGNFALVVKNADGKEVNRVAWSVAGEGNVSRSLERNAELQLTLSKKDYAPGETVDVAIRAPYAGSGLITIERDKVYAHAWFHADTTSSVQHIAVPADFEGNGYINVQYVRDPSSDEIFMSPLSFGVVPFSVNMDARRSAIAVESPPLVKPGDTVTFHVTSPTPTRAVVFAVDEGILQVARYKLGDPLDYFFRKRMLEVSTSQILDLIIPDFEKLMGMAAPGGDAEGAIARQLNPFRRKRDKPVAYWSGIVDVDGSRDLTYTVPDYFNGKLRVMAVAVSPERTGTFEGSTTVRGDFVLSPNVPTTLAPGDEAEISVGVANNLTGLGGKDVPVAVGLKLGPQLQIVGDTAKTLSLGEMREGVAVFRVRATDRLGSGNMTFTASYGGKSARQAVDLSVRPASPLRTDLAFGHVDAHGRADVTGLRDMHDEYAVRDAAFSTVPVVLARGLAAYLVDFPHYCTEQVVSAAMPALVLGKRPEFGDVKPARMQDGATPPADPVAALLGTLRARQNGQGGFGLWTTTPDTNAFVTDYAVHYLLEAGDRGVAVPRDMLASADNALRQIAADDTGDSLAAMRQRAYAVYLLTRQGNVTTNDLASVQRRLQEVHPKAWKNDLAAAWVAASYKLLHQDKLAGDLIAGPRKLLTRPSADEAYVYAEYYDAPIRDATVLYLLSKHFPEQAKALPPETVENLVRPLGKGHYNTLSSGMIILALDAWAKDGGGDTAKLSIGAVAANGAVTPIGAPRGSLLDAHWSAGTQRLRLVNDADATAWYGVAQTGFDRKPSTDVRKDGLEIVRRYTTLDGKAVDTVNTGDEIDVHVRIRATKDDGVADVAIVDLLPGGFEPVLDTAPPAEASAAPASDDSSAEGESTGEGDEADAEGGGEAGDTPAWRSPIGNPESTWTPAYADVREDRVVVYGYASRDVQEFVYRIKATNAGTFVVPPALAQSLYDRSVQARAPGGGTITVERKP, from the coding sequence ATGGACCTGCTTCGCTTTATCGCTCTGCTGCCCGTGCGCGTGGTGCGCGGCTTCTTCCGCCTTCTGGCCTGGGCGCTGCGTCCCGTGTTCGGCAACCTCGCCTGGTCCGCTCCCGCCTGGATGCCCGCCACCGGACGCGCTGCGCGCCATCATCCGGTGAAGTTCGCCGGTACCGTCGCCGCGGTGCTCGTCGTCGTCGCCGCCGGCTGGTTCGGATGGCACTGGTGGCAGAACCGGCCGCGCCCCGTCGAGCCGGAGCGGATCACGTTCCAGGCACCGGCGCCGGACATCAGCGACTACGCCCACACGCCGCTGACGATCCATCCGCTCACCGTCACCTTTTCCGCCTCGGCCGCGCGCCTGGAATCGCTGGGCAACGTGGTGACCGAGGGCATTGCCATGGACCCGAAGCTGCCGGGTCAATGGACCTGGGAAAACGACCGGACGCTCCGGTTCGTGCCTGCCAACGACTGGCCGGTGGGCCGCAAGGTCGACGTGCGCTTCGACAAGGCGAAGGTCTTCGCGCCGCAAGCGTTGCTGGCCGAGGATCATTTCAGCTTCGAGACCGAGCCCTTCACGGTGCGCGTGGTCAACGGCGAGTTCTACCAGGACCCGCAGGACCCGACCCGTAAGAAGACCATCGTGCAGCTTGGCTTCAATTACCCGGTGGACGCGGCGCAGCTGGAGAAGCGCCTGGCGCTGGACCTGCGCAGCGGGAATGAAAAGCGCGGCAGCGAACTCAAGTACACCGTCACCTACGACGAGCACCGCCTCAACGCCTTCGTCCATTCGCAGCCGCTGGAATTGCCCCGCGACGACGGCTCGGTGCGCCTGCACCTCGACGACGGCGTGCGCAGCAGTCGCGGCGGCGACGGTACGGAAAAGGACCTCGAAACCTCGGTGCGTGTCCCGGGCCTCTACAGCCTGACATTGGACGAGGTTTCCGCCACGCTGGTGGACAACGAGCGCTTCGAGCCGGAACAGGTGGTCGTGATGCGTTTCGGCGGCCCGGTAAGCGACAGCGACCTGGCGAAAAAGCTGCAGGTGTGGGCCCTGCCTGCCGACGATGACAAGCATGGCAGCGTGGACACCATCGGCGAAGCCGACCTGCGTACGTTCGCGAAGCTGAAGCCCGAGATCGTCCCGACGGAGAACGACTGGTCGGAGACGCAGAGCTTCCGCTACCACGCCCGGCCGGGTCAGCGTATCTACGTGCGCGTCGACAAGGGCATGACCTCGTTCGGCGGCTACGTGATGCCCAGGCCGCGCGCGGACCTGCTCACCGTACCGGACTATCCGAAGCTGCTGCGATTCATGGCCGATGGATCGCTGCTGTCGCTGAGCGGCGATCACCGCGTCTCCGTGGTGTCGCGCAACATGCCCGGCATGCGCGTCGAGGTCGGCCGGGTGCTTCCCGACCAGCTCCAGCACCTCGTGTCGATGAATGCGGGCACCTTCGCCAAACCCGAGTTGTACAGCCTGACTCCCGACAACATCGTCGACCGCTTCGTGAGCACCACGCCCTTTCCCGACGAAGGTCCGGGGAAGGCGCATTACGAAGGCTTCGACCTGGGCCGGTACCTTGCCTCCGGCAAACGGGGCGTGTTCCTCCTCAAGCTGTCCGGTTACGACGCCAAGGCCGCCGCGGAAGCGCGCGACCGCCGCGAGAAGGCGGCCCGGGAAGCCGCCGCGCGCGAAGCCGGCGGCGATCCCGACGCGGCGGCGGCCGCCGCGGCCGCCGACCGCTACGATACCGACGGCATGATGTACGACGCTCCGCGCGATCAGCGCCTCATCGTCATCACCGATCTCGGCGTGATCGCGAAGAAGGTGCTCGACGGCAGCTACGACATCTTCGTCCAGTCGATTCGCACCGGCTCCCCCGTGGCCGGCGCGTCGGTGTCGGTCGTCGCGAAGAACGGCAGCACCCTGTTCACCCAGGCCACCGGTGCCGACGGCAGCGCGCATTTCGCCAACCTGAAGGATTTCGCCCAGGAGAAGACGCCGGCGATGTTCGTGGTGCGCCAGGGCGAGGACCTGTCGTTCCTGCCCGTCGGCAGCTACGACCGTTCACTCGATTTCTCCCGCTTCGACATTGGCGGCGAGCCCAATGCGCACAGCCAGGGCCAGCTTTCCGCTTACCTGTTCTCCGACCGCGGCATCTACCGGCCGGGCGACCTCTTCCATATCGGCATGATCGTGCGCGCCAACAGCTGGACGCGCAGCGTCGCCGGCATGCCGCTCATCGCCGAAGTCGTGGACCCGCGCGGTACCGCCGTACGCCAGGAAACCGTGTCGATGGACACGGCCGGCTTCGCCGAACTCGGTTACACCACGGCCGAAACCTCGCCGACCGGCAACTGGACGGTGAACCTCTATATCGCCAAGGACGGGAAGCCTTACTCGCAGATCGGCAGCACCACGGTGCAGGTGAAGGAATTCCAACCCGACCGGATGAAAGTGTCGGCGAAGCTCTCCCGCACCGTGGTGGAGGGCTGGGTGAAGCCCGCGCAGCTGAAGGCGCTGGTGGACGTGCAGAACCTCTTCGGCACGCCGGCGGCGAATCGCCGCGTGGAAGGTTCGCTGACGCTGCGTCCGGCCTTCGCATCCTTCCCCAGTTACAAGGACTATCGCTTCTACGACGTCCGCCGTGCCAAGGAAGGTTTCGAGGAAAAGCTTGCCGACGCGAAGACCGACGACAAGGGCCACGCGGAGTTCGCGCTCGACCTGTCCCGCTATGCCGATGCCACATACCAGCTCTACTTCCTCGCCAAGGCGTACGAGGCGGAAGGCGGTCGCAGCGTGGCCGCCGCGACCCAGGGCATGGTGTCGTCCAACGATTGGCTGGTGGGCTACAAGGCTGTCGACAACCTGGACTACGTGAGCCGCGACGCGAAACGCACCGTGAACCTCGTGGCCATCGATCCGACCGCGAAGCGCATCGAACTCAAGGGCTTGAAGCAGGCCATCGTGGAGACCCGCTACGTGTCGGTGCTCACGAAGCAGGATTCCGGCGTCTTCAAGTACGAATCCAGGGCGCGCGAGTCCACGCTTGCGGAAACCCCGCTCACGATACCGGCAGCCGGCCTCGACGTGGCGCTGCCCACGGACAAGCCGGGCAACTTCGCCCTCGTGGTGAAGAACGCCGACGGCAAGGAAGTCAATCGCGTCGCCTGGTCCGTGGCGGGCGAAGGCAACGTGTCGCGTTCGCTGGAGCGCAACGCGGAACTGCAGCTCACGCTGTCGAAGAAGGATTATGCGCCGGGCGAGACGGTGGATGTCGCCATCCGCGCGCCGTACGCCGGCAGCGGCCTCATCACGATCGAGCGCGACAAGGTCTATGCGCACGCCTGGTTCCATGCCGACACGACGAGCTCGGTGCAGCACATCGCCGTCCCCGCGGACTTCGAGGGCAACGGTTACATCAACGTGCAGTACGTGCGCGACCCATCGTCCGACGAGATCTTCATGAGCCCGCTGTCGTTCGGTGTGGTGCCGTTCTCGGTCAACATGGACGCGCGGCGGAGCGCGATCGCCGTGGAGTCGCCCCCGCTGGTGAAGCCAGGCGACACCGTGACCTTCCACGTCACCTCACCCACGCCGACCCGCGCTGTCGTGTTCGCGGTGGACGAGGGCATCCTGCAGGTGGCCCGCTACAAGCTTGGCGATCCGCTGGACTACTTCTTCCGCAAGCGCATGCTCGAGGTGTCCACTTCGCAGATCCTCGACCTCATCATCCCGGACTTCGAGAAGCTGATGGGCATGGCTGCGCCGGGCGGCGACGCCGAGGGTGCGATTGCCCGCCAGCTGAATCCGTTCCGGCGCAAGCGCGACAAGCCGGTGGCGTACTGGTCCGGCATCGTCGACGTCGACGGTTCGCGCGACCTTACGTATACGGTGCCCGACTATTTCAATGGCAAGCTGCGCGTGATGGCCGTGGCCGTCTCGCCGGAGCGCACCGGCACCTTCGAGGGGTCCACGACCGTGCGCGGCGACTTCGTGCTCTCGCCGAACGTGCCGACCACCCTGGCGCCGGGCGACGAGGCCGAGATCAGCGTTGGCGTGGCGAACAACCTCACCGGGCTCGGCGGCAAGGACGTGCCGGTGGCGGTGGGCCTGAAACTCGGCCCGCAGCTGCAGATCGTAGGCGATACGGCGAAGACGCTCAGCCTCGGCGAGATGCGCGAGGGCGTGGCCGTCTTCCGCGTACGCGCGACGGACAGGCTCGGCTCCGGGAACATGACCTTCACCGCGAGTTATGGCGGCAAGTCGGCCAGGCAGGCGGTGGACCTGTCGGTGCGGCCGGCCTCGCCGCTGCGCACCGATCTGGCCTTCGGCCACGTGGATGCCCACGGGCGCGCCGACGTGACGGGCCTGCGCGACATGCACGACGAATACGCGGTCCGCGACGCCGCGTTCTCCACGGTCCCTGTGGTGCTGGCGCGCGGGTTGGCCGCATACCTCGTGGATTTCCCTCATTACTGCACCGAGCAGGTTGTCAGCGCGGCGATGCCGGCGCTGGTCCTCGGTAAGCGGCCCGAATTCGGCGACGTGAAGCCGGCGCGCATGCAGGACGGCGCCACGCCGCCCGCCGACCCTGTGGCGGCCTTGCTCGGCACCTTGCGCGCCAGGCAGAACGGACAGGGCGGTTTCGGGCTGTGGACAACGACACCGGACACGAATGCGTTCGTCACCGACTACGCCGTCCACTACCTGCTGGAGGCCGGCGATCGCGGTGTGGCCGTGCCGCGCGACATGCTCGCCTCCGCCGACAATGCACTGCGGCAGATCGCGGCCGACGACACCGGCGATTCCCTCGCGGCGATGCGTCAGCGCGCGTACGCCGTCTACCTGCTGACCCGCCAGGGCAACGTCACCACCAACGATCTCGCCTCGGTACAGCGCCGCCTGCAGGAGGTTCATCCGAAGGCATGGAAGAACGACCTCGCCGCGGCCTGGGTGGCGGCGTCGTACAAGCTCCTGCACCAGGACAAGCTCGCCGGCGACCTGATCGCCGGCCCGCGGAAGCTGCTCACGCGTCCGTCCGCCGACGAGGCTTATGTCTATGCCGAGTACTACGACGCACCGATCCGCGACGCGACCGTGCTTTACCTGCTGTCGAAGCATTTCCCGGAACAGGCGAAGGCCCTGCCGCCGGAGACGGTCGAAAACCTCGTGCGCCCGCTGGGGAAGGGACACTACAACACCTTGTCGTCCGGCATGATCATCCTCGCGCTGGACGCATGGGCGAAGGACGGCGGCGGCGATACCGCGAAGCTCTCGATCGGCGCCGTCGCGGCGAACGGCGCGGTGACGCCGATCGGCGCGCCCAGGGGCTCCCTCCTGGATGCGCACTGGTCCGCCGGCACGCAGCGCCTGCGCCTGGTCAACGATGCCGATGCGACCGCCTGGTACGGGGTCGCCCAGACCGGCTTCGATCGCAAGCCGTCCACCGACGTCCGCAAGGACGGCCTCGAGATCGTCCGCCGTTATACGACGCTCGACGGCAAGGCCGTCGATACGGTGAACACCGGCGACGAGATCGACGTGCATGTGCGCATTCGCGCCACGAAGGACGACGGTGTCGCGGATGTCGCCATCGTGGATCTCCTGCCGGGTGGTTTCGAACCGGTGCTCGATACCGCGCCGCCCGCCGAGGCATCGGCCGCGCCGGCGTCCGACGACTCGTCGGCCGAGGGCGAAAGCACCGGCGAAGGGGACGAAGCCGATGCCGAGGGTGGCGGCGAAGCCGGCGATACGCCGGCATGGCGATCGCCCATCGGCAACCCCGAGTCCACCTGGACACCGGCCTATGCCGACGTGCGCGAAGACCGCGTGGTGGTCTACGGTTACGCGAGCCGCGACGTGCAGGAGTTCGTGTACCGGATCAAGGCAACAAATGCCGGCACCTTCGTCGTGCCGCCCGCGCTGGCGCAGTCGCTGTATGACCGCAGCGTGCAGGCGCGCGCGCCGGGCGGCGGCACGATCACGGTGGAGCGAAAACCCTGA
- a CDS encoding sensor histidine kinase, with protein sequence MSDNATSPMDDVMVLRDTARAQRVVIDDLNHRMKNMLMVVQAMARQSFRDDRPLDSSMDAFESRLRALASAHDLLLTRPVRHVAFLGVVESTIAPHDPGNARVNVSGPPLVLDAETAVAVAMALHELLTNASKYGALSTAAGTVTIAWSFVVGQAGGRVRLEWKERGGPPVKPPLRRGFGTRFIERTLAGEARGEAAIRFEPDGVRAVFEAPARRA encoded by the coding sequence ATGAGCGACAATGCGACAAGCCCAATGGACGACGTGATGGTCCTGCGCGACACCGCACGCGCACAGCGCGTGGTGATCGACGACCTGAACCATCGCATGAAGAACATGCTCATGGTCGTGCAGGCCATGGCCCGGCAGAGTTTTCGCGACGATCGTCCGCTCGACAGTTCCATGGACGCGTTCGAGAGCCGCCTTCGCGCGCTGGCCAGCGCGCACGACCTGCTGCTGACACGACCGGTCCGGCATGTGGCCTTCCTGGGGGTCGTCGAGTCCACCATCGCCCCGCACGATCCCGGTAACGCCAGGGTGAACGTCTCCGGCCCGCCGCTCGTGCTGGATGCCGAAACCGCCGTGGCGGTGGCCATGGCGCTGCACGAGCTGCTCACCAATGCGAGCAAGTACGGCGCCCTGTCCACCGCTGCCGGCACCGTGACCATCGCCTGGTCGTTCGTCGTCGGACAGGCGGGCGGTAGGGTACGGCTGGAATGGAAGGAGCGCGGTGGCCCCCCGGTGAAACCCCCGCTCCGGCGCGGGTTCGGCACCCGGTTCATCGAGCGGACGCTTGCCGGCGAAGCGCGTGGCGAGGCGGCCATCCGCTTCGAGCCGGATGGCGTCCGGGCCGTCTTCGAGGCCCCCGCCCGGCGGGCCTGA
- a CDS encoding VOC family protein, translating to MKIQPYLFFNGDCEEAFRFYEKALGGKINELHRFNEMPPQENAGGSDDGCGGMDMSGMGDKIMHASLSVGDQMIMGSDGDMKDFKPIQGVRVAIGIDDAKKGGKVFDALAEGGKVEMPYGETFWAQGFGMCTDKFGVPWMVNAGDKPSP from the coding sequence ATGAAGATCCAGCCCTACTTGTTTTTCAACGGTGACTGCGAAGAAGCCTTCAGGTTCTACGAGAAAGCGCTCGGCGGAAAGATCAACGAGCTGCATCGTTTCAACGAAATGCCCCCGCAGGAGAACGCCGGTGGCAGCGACGACGGATGCGGTGGCATGGACATGTCCGGCATGGGCGATAAGATCATGCACGCGAGCCTCTCCGTCGGCGACCAGATGATCATGGGATCGGACGGCGACATGAAGGACTTCAAGCCCATCCAGGGCGTCAGGGTCGCGATCGGCATCGACGACGCCAAGAAGGGCGGGAAGGTTTTCGACGCCCTTGCCGAGGGTGGCAAGGTGGAGATGCCCTATGGCGAAACCTTCTGGGCACAGGGCTTCGGCATGTGCACGGACAAGTTCGGCGTGCCCTGGATGGTCAACGCGGGCGACAAACCCAGCCCGTAA
- a CDS encoding T6SS immunity protein Tdi1 domain-containing protein yields the protein MALSWNDLTCTPDKEAIDALAESWRWRIGDAFTPLLFTALGDMFYEADEGGIFWLNTGTAELERVAESVPGFNQLLREEAAEDWLLPSLVEALIEAGKTRAEGECYTYVTLPVFAEGEYSVENLNPVPAKEHFELTGSVLQQLQDVPDGTSVNIDITH from the coding sequence ATGGCCCTCTCCTGGAACGATCTCACCTGCACGCCCGACAAGGAAGCCATCGACGCGCTCGCCGAATCCTGGCGCTGGCGCATCGGCGACGCCTTCACACCGCTCCTGTTCACCGCGCTGGGCGACATGTTCTACGAGGCCGACGAAGGCGGCATCTTCTGGCTCAACACGGGAACGGCGGAACTCGAACGCGTGGCCGAGAGCGTGCCGGGCTTCAACCAGCTGCTGCGTGAGGAAGCCGCGGAGGACTGGCTGCTGCCGTCGCTGGTCGAGGCGCTGATCGAGGCCGGCAAGACGCGCGCGGAAGGCGAGTGCTACACGTACGTCACCCTGCCGGTTTTCGCGGAAGGCGAATACAGCGTGGAGAACCTCAACCCGGTTCCCGCGAAGGAGCATTTCGAACTCACGGGCTCCGTCCTGCAACAGCTCCAGGATGTCCCCGACGGCACCAGCGTGAACATCGACATCACGCACTGA
- a CDS encoding RNA polymerase sigma factor: MTTHDTHRAIDAIWKIESPRLIATIARMVRDLDLAEELAQDALVSALEQWPRDGVPRNPGAWLTQTAKHRAVDRIRRERMAGRKLEALGQDMEGLLESHDDKLIDALDDDIGDDMLRLIFTACHPVLSIEARVALTLRLLGGLTTDEIARAFILPEATVAQRIVRAKRSLADEAVIYEVPRGDALKERLASVLRVLYLIFNEGYAATTGGDWMRPALCEEAQRLGRVLAELMPAEPEVHGLVALMEIQASRLGARTGKDGEPVLLLDQDRSRWDRLLIGRGIKALERAERLGGQRGPYALQAAIAACHARATRAEDTDWLRIAALYAQLVDVLPSPVVELNRAVAVSMAEGPGAALPIVEALLDEPSLKDYHLLPSVHGDLLFRLGRTGDARDAFLRAAGMTRNDRERRLLEARAEACALPFQS; this comes from the coding sequence ATGACCACGCACGATACCCACCGCGCCATCGACGCGATCTGGAAGATCGAATCGCCGCGCCTGATCGCGACGATCGCACGCATGGTCCGCGATCTCGACCTGGCCGAGGAATTGGCCCAGGACGCGCTCGTCTCGGCGCTGGAGCAGTGGCCGCGCGACGGGGTTCCGCGCAATCCGGGCGCCTGGCTGACCCAGACCGCCAAGCATCGCGCCGTGGACCGCATCCGCCGCGAGCGGATGGCCGGGCGCAAGCTGGAGGCGCTGGGCCAGGACATGGAGGGCCTGCTCGAGTCCCACGACGACAAGCTGATCGACGCGCTCGACGACGACATCGGCGACGACATGCTGCGGCTCATCTTCACCGCCTGCCACCCGGTCCTGTCGATCGAGGCACGGGTCGCGCTCACGCTGCGCCTGCTTGGCGGCCTGACCACCGACGAGATCGCGCGCGCCTTCATCCTGCCGGAAGCCACGGTGGCACAACGCATCGTCCGTGCGAAGCGCAGCCTCGCCGACGAAGCGGTGATTTATGAAGTACCTCGCGGCGATGCCCTGAAGGAACGCCTCGCTTCGGTGCTGCGCGTGCTTTACCTCATCTTCAACGAGGGCTATGCCGCCACCACGGGCGGCGACTGGATGCGGCCGGCCCTGTGCGAGGAGGCGCAACGCCTGGGCCGTGTGCTCGCGGAACTGATGCCGGCCGAACCGGAAGTGCACGGGCTCGTCGCGCTGATGGAAATCCAGGCATCGCGCCTGGGTGCGCGCACCGGAAAGGATGGAGAACCGGTCCTGCTGCTCGACCAGGACCGAAGCCGCTGGGACCGTTTACTGATCGGCCGCGGCATCAAGGCGCTGGAACGCGCCGAACGGCTGGGCGGACAGCGCGGCCCTTACGCCCTCCAGGCGGCGATCGCCGCCTGCCATGCGCGTGCCACGCGGGCGGAGGACACCGACTGGCTGCGCATCGCCGCCTTGTACGCGCAACTGGTGGATGTGCTCCCTTCCCCGGTGGTCGAACTCAACCGGGCCGTGGCGGTATCGATGGCGGAAGGTCCGGGGGCGGCCCTGCCTATCGTCGAAGCCCTGCTCGACGAGCCCTCGCTGAAGGACTACCACCTGCTGCCCAGCGTCCATGGCGACCTGCTCTTCCGCCTCGGCCGGACCGGCGATGCGCGCGACGCCTTCCTGCGCGCCGCCGGCATGACCCGCAACGACCGCGAACGCCGCCTGCTCGAAGCCCGCGCCGAAGCCTGCGCGCTGCCGTTCCAGAGTTGA
- a CDS encoding YciI family protein, whose protein sequence is MRFMVMVRATAASEAGVMPSEELLTAMGHFNEAMCRAGVMLAGEGLHPSSAGARVRFQGDRREVVDGPFPETGELIAGFWLLQLRSLDEAIEWMKRAPNPFEGIDSEIEIRRVYDAEDFGAEFTPEAHAQEERLRAELASRHESNHPQRKEFT, encoded by the coding sequence ATGCGTTTCATGGTGATGGTGAGAGCGACCGCGGCCTCCGAGGCCGGCGTGATGCCCAGTGAGGAATTGCTCACGGCCATGGGCCACTTCAACGAAGCCATGTGCCGGGCCGGCGTGATGCTGGCAGGGGAAGGCCTGCATCCGAGCAGCGCCGGCGCCCGCGTGCGTTTCCAGGGCGACCGGCGCGAGGTGGTCGACGGCCCCTTCCCCGAGACCGGCGAGCTCATCGCCGGATTCTGGCTGCTGCAGTTGCGCTCCCTCGACGAAGCCATCGAATGGATGAAACGGGCACCCAATCCGTTCGAAGGCATCGACTCAGAAATTGAGATTCGCCGCGTCTACGATGCCGAGGACTTCGGCGCCGAATTCACTCCCGAAGCACACGCGCAGGAAGAACGCCTGCGCGCCGAACTGGCGTCCCGCCATGAGTCGAACCACCCCCAACGAAAGGAGTTCACATGA